From a region of the Marasmius oreades isolate 03SP1 chromosome 7, whole genome shotgun sequence genome:
- a CDS encoding uncharacterized protein (MEROPS:MER0026496), with the protein MLRQLVRRTAIFYPRSFSNSFSTLHQPHGIHCQIYLPSLIQAESRTRTRPPSHKTTPLVCHAFGKCEFHSSPSSRGLPFFLAVFKASTALELARTAGRIALTFVPFVLLKNHKSRRYLQHAELIGNPASEEKKTQVLKSIRTRTVIFHILLLIPAALFWATIVASMERTPLTGRWRLIILSPEEEEEIATQLAGPGWYNAVSDILAQDGPVRLLSMDDRRYIWVRDTLRQLESTIPILIRERELCPEWLASSPQDRPLPPPAEYPLRPRPRASEYLRSFCEAMCERHHTPVPHSIPGPPYNLLVVDRPEALNAFSYGFGPNGGGGIVVYSGFLDDIISRIPPEKTTVTQPKSWWSRLFGSIFSPRYSPPHPVPGKEQTSELAILLAHELAHLILSHHLETLSSGTVMIPGTLSVISDVLRVLIFPITMIFGPFVNDAIAQLGKMGSGELVKVGEYCTSMKQEIEADIVSARLLAHAGFDARDAISFWEQRALSVTECAHAEPMEPNYSGDKLTKSEGLARSIMGSAHPVNEIRVGKLKSELVRWETERRAAFLRLQNGTQESSVTLATA; encoded by the exons ATGCTGCGCCAGCTGGTACGCAGAACGGCCATCTTCTACCCCAGAAGCTTCAGCAATTCCTTCAGCACTTTACACCAACCTCACGGAATTCACTGCCAAATATATCTACCGAGTCTCATCCAGGCTGAGTCTCGAACGAGGACAAGACCACCATCACATAAAACTACTCCTCTAGTTTGCCACGCCTTCGGAAAATGCGAGTTTCATTCCTCACCGTCTAGTAGAGGTCTACCATTTTTTCTAGCAGTCTTCAAG GCATCAACGGCTTTGGAACTTGCGCGTACTGCAGGACGAATCGCGCTCACTTTCGTGCCTTTTGTTCTACTCAAGAACCACAAGTCGCGCCGGTACCTGCAACATGCTGAACTTATTGGGAATCCTGCttcggaggagaagaaaacgCAGGTTTTGAAGAGTATTCGAACGCGAACTGTGATATTTCATATCTTGCTTCTTATACCTGCTGCTCTGTTTTGGGCCACGATCGTTGCTAGTATGGAGAGAACACCCCTTACTGGAAG ATGGAGACTCATCATTCTTTCccctgaggaagaagaggaaatagCTACACAGCTGGCAGGTCCAGGGTGGTACAACGCTGTTTCAGATATTCTGGCTCAAGATGGACCAGTGCGCCTGTTATCCATGGACGACCGGAGGTATATCTGGGTCAGAGATACATTACGGCAACTTGAATCCACCATCCCAATCCTTATCCGGGAACGTGAGCTGTGTCCCGAGTGGCTAGCCAGCTCACCTCAGGATCGTCCGTTACCGCCCCCTGCTGAATATCCTTTACGACCGCGCCCTCGAGCGTCAGAATATCTCAGATCATTCTGTGAAGCAATGTGCGAGCGCCATCATACGCCTGTCCCACATTCTATACCAGGTCCGCCCTACAATCTACTTGTTGTGGACAGGCCCGAAGCGCTGAACGCATTTTCATACGGCTTCGGGCCTAACGGCGGGGGTGGCATAGTAGTTTATTCCGGTTTTCTGGACGACATCATATCCAGAATTCCCCCAGAAAAAACGACCGTAACACAACCCAAATCTTGGTGGTCCCGACTTTTTGGTTCCATTTTTTCACCCAGATATTCTCCCCCACATCCAGTTCCTGGGAAAGAACAAACCTCTGAATTAGCCATCCTTCTCGCTCATGAACTGGCGCATCTTATTTTATCACACCATTTGGAAACACTTTCTTCTGGCACGGTTATGATTCCGGGTACTCTTTCGGTCATCTCTGATGTTTTACGAGTTCTCATTTTCCCCATCACGATGATATTTGGGCCATTCGTCAATGACGCAATTGCACAGCTCGGCAAGATGGGCTCTGGGGAACTCGTCAAGGTTGGCGAGTATTGTACGAGCATGAAGCAGGAAATCGAAGCTGATATCGTTTCCGCGAG ATTACTCGCACACGCAGGCTTTGATGCTCGCGATGCGATATCATTCTGGGAACAACGGGCTCTATCCGTGACAGAATGCGCCCATGCTGAACCTATGGAACCAAACTACTCAGGAGACAAACTCACCAAGTCCGAAGGTTTGGCGCGGAGCATCATGGGTTCAGCTCATCCTGTCAACGAAATACGAGTGGGCAAGCTCAAATCAGAACTCGTGAGATGGGAGACGGAGAGAAGAGCCGCGTTTTTACGACTTCAAAATGGGACACAGGAAAGTTCTGTTACTCTCGCTACTGCGTGA
- the LOS1 gene encoding pre-tRNA nuclear export protein (BUSCO:EOG09260B65) — protein sequence MDQEIEQVVQAITIASDPSQSSLHQEAIGYLSTIQQNASEAWRIALHLFVDLNADGTRRYTPQARFFALRVLDEYLDNRFEPFDPESFQTLQQALLSYVQSEYLYGQSEANAAYIRNKFSHTLTLFFLCTYMDQWPTFFADLFSLIQPADSSQPSFNRHISLLFFHIILEISGEVADQMIKSARQFSTQRHARDARVRDAVRERDAVRINEAVLTIVSATAEKMTSLQKQQDGSAGELSEVEEVVDWGIRAFGSYVGWIDINLTVTPTTVPLLFNLLADRSLPIRLATSAALLRIVAKGLKEPGDKLQLLKVLSLGQVIDALETKTRQQQVERGGDTDEGEESYREALGKLLNVLGLELIKLEESQNATEEVRSETLKYIIQILPVLLRFLADEYDDTCSTVFPFLQTVLSGYKRTRKTSTGPIDTEKRSFLTSLLQVILEKMKWEIDASPDDPEDDDSLEFEKIRKDLRTFMDSVLIIDQDLVTDAVKNLAFSTIEAYKNQVDMKWNEAELAVHLVYIFGEINKSGGKGRAAFCLAPSVRDKEGSKNINYADYPLTTHGELLLALVQSGISAYPHQAVALQFFEAVSRYGDFFKVRKECIVPVLEAMIDSRGIHNQNSGYRSRLYYLFYRFIKEERNDIPPEVSATIAESLRDLLAIQVELPSPDDVEVDVLTDAVKSSAFDAQLYLFETIGILCSLLFKNPEQMKSLLLSFVKPLMDELSEALQAYTKNNQDIGPVAKLHHLVMALGNIAKGFPDYPSPVPPGYILPPLDVFAEVAQAMLVCLENMNVYKPARDATRFAFARILATAGSTITHFIPPLMSNLLIHFEPSELVDFMNFIALLIFRLRDDMFDVLDQLVGPLTAHISATQNEPVSGSDEERTHSDTKKAYLALLTSIMTVRLHGVFISPRNNPSFDSLMETMRMLAEDTSDPPNQKAAFTFLSRCVTAWAQPQQATTPNGNSNHNPLNDMALPGFEGYIYERLVPSAFRVPSNPSLNLKDGQVTVVLHEIANFLQTVCVSRGEEAYNWFLNVFLPSQNWPSDAAMQFVTKLRELDSRSFRKYFTDFVRSSRS from the exons ATGGATCAAGAAATTGAACAGGTCGTCCAAGCTATCACTATTGCTTCGGATCcttcccagtcttcactTCATCAAGAAGCTATAGGCTATCTCAGTACGATACAGCAAAATGCCTCAGAAGCTTGGAGAATTGCCTTGCATCTTTTTGTTGACCTGAATGCAGATGGAACAAGAAGATATACCCCTCAAGCTCGCTTTTTTGCTCTCAGAGTGTTGGACGAATATCTTGATAATCG GTTTGAGCCGTTCGATCCCGAATCATTTCAGACCTTACAGCAAGCTTTGTTATCCTACGTGCAGTCTGAATATTTGTATGGTCAATCTGAAGCCAACGCCGCCT ACATTCGCAATAAATTTTCACATACCCTGACACTATTCTTTCTCTGTACTTATATGGATCAATGGCCAACCTTCTTCGCGGATCTTTTCTCCCTCATCCAACCAGCCGACTCTTCGCAACCTTCCTTCAATCGACATAtatccctcctcttcttccacaTTATTCTTGAAATATCTGGCGAAGTTGCTGACCAGATGATCAAATCCGCACGCCAATTCAGCACCCAACGTCACGCGCGAGATGCTCGTGTGAGGGACGCTGTGAGAGAAAGAGACGCCGTACGGATTAACGAAGCGGTGTTGACAATCGTGTCGGCAACCGCGGAGAAAATGACTTCGTTGCAAAAGCAACAGGATGGATCTGCTGGAGAACTGTCAGAAGTTGAGGAGGTTGTTGATTGGGGAATACGCGCGTTTGGTTCCTATGTTG GCTGGATTGATATCAACCTCACTGTCACCCCCACCACTGTTCCCTTACTCTTTAATCTTCTAGCCGATCGCTCGTTGCCCATTCGATTAGCCACATCTGCTGCCTTGCTAAGAATTGTTGCGAAGGGACTTAAGGAACCCGGAGACAAGCTACAACTCCTCAAAGTGCTTTCCCTTGGACAGGTCATAGATGCCCTTGAAACAAAAACGCGACAACAGCAAGTTGAACGGGGAGGGGATACGGACGAAGGAGAAGAGTCGTACCGCGAGGCGCTGGGAAAATTGCTTAATGTTCTTGGATTAGAGCTGATAAAATTAGAG GAATCCCAGAACGCAACTGAAGAAGTACGATCAGAAACTCTGAAGTATATCATACAAATCCTTCCCGTCCTTTTACGCTTCCTAGCCGATGAATACGATGACACTTGTTCCACGGTCTTTCCCTTTTTACAAACAGTCCTGTCTGGG TATAAGAGGACCCGAAAGACTTCAACAGGTCCAATCGATACAGAAAAACGATCTTTTCTCACTTCACTTTTGCAAGTCATActcgagaagatgaagtggGAGATTGATGCATCCCCAGACGATCCAGAGGATGACGACAGCCTCGAATTTGAAAAGATCCGCAAG GATCTACGGACCTTCATGGATTCTGTTCTAATAATTGACCAGGATCTAGTGACAGACGCTGTCAAGAACCTTGCATTCTCCACCATAGAAGCATATAAAAATCAGGTTGACATGAAGTGGAACGAGGCCGAACTTGCGGTTCATCTCGTGTATATCTTTGGGGAGATCAATAAGA GCGGTGGTAAGGGTCGTGCTGCCTTTTGTCTGGCGCCGTCTGTACGCGACAAGGAGGGTTCTAAAAACATCAACTATGCCGATTATCCTCTCACAACACACGGGGAACTTCTCTTAGCTCTCGTTCAGTCGGGAATATCTGCATATCCGCATCAAGCCGTAGCACTGCAATTCTTTGAGGCGGTATCCCGGTATGGTGACTTCTTCAAGGTTCGCAAGGAGTGCATTGTTCCTGTCCTTGAGGCAATGATAGATTCCAG AGGTATCCATAACCAAAACTCTGGTTATCGCTCTAGGCTATACTATTTGTTCTACCGCTTTATAAAGGAGGAGAGAAATGATATACCTCCAGAAGTGTCAGCGACGATCGCAGAAAGTCTCCGGGACCTACTGGCCATTCAAGTAGAACTTCCCAGCCCAGACGACGTAGAAGTCGACGTGTTAACCGACGCAGTAAAAAGTTCTGCATTTGATGCACAGCTTTACCTGTTCGAGACCATCGGCATACTCTGTTCGCTATTGTTCAAGAATCCTGAACAAATGAAGTCCCTACTTCTGTCGTTCGTGAAGCCCCTAATGGACGAGTTGTCTGAGGCATTGCAGGCATATACGAAAAACAACCAAGATATTGGCCCAGTGGCGAAGCTACATCATCTTGTTATGGCGTTGGGCAACATCGCCAAAGGCTTCCCTGACTATCCTTCCCCGGTACCTCCAGGGTATATTCTCCCGCCACTAGATGTATTCGCCGAAGTGGCACAGGCGATGTTGGTGTGTTTGGAAAATATGAACGTTTACAAACCAGCCCGAGATGCA ACACGATTTGCATTTGCCCGCATCCTTGCAACCGCAGGATCGACTATCACTCATTTCATCCCTCCACTGATGTCCAATCTGCTCATCCACTTTGAACCATCGGAGCTTGTTGATTTCATGAACTTCATTGCTCTTCTGATCTTCAGGCTAAGG GACGATATGTTCGACGTACTAGACCAGCTTGTAGGGCCTTTGACAGCCCATATTTCGGCCACCCAGAACGAGCCCGTTTCGGGATCTGATGAGGAACGAACTCATTCTGATACCAAGAAGGCTTATCTGGCCTTACTCACGTCGATCATGACTGTGCGATTACATGGCGTCTTTATTTCCCCAC GAAACAACCCATCATTTGATTCGCTAATGGAGACAATGCGGATGCTTGCGGAGGATACTTCGGACCCGCCCAACCAAAAGGCGGCGTTTACCTTCCTGAGTCGTTGCGTTACAGCATGGGCTCAGCCGCAGCAGGCCACCACGCCTAATGGCAATAGTAACCACAACCCCTTGAATGACATGGCGCTGCCTGGATTTGAAGGTTACATCTACGAGCGTCTGGTTCCATCTGCTTTCCGGGTTCCTTCGAACCCTTCTCTTAACTTAAAAGACGGACAAGTCACGGTT GTTCTTCACGAGATTGCCAATTTCTTGCAGACTGTCTGCGTGTCAAGAGGAGAGGAGGCTTACAACTGGTTCCTCAATGTCTTCCTCCCATCCCAGAACTGGCCTTCAGACGCCGCCATGCAGTTCGTCACTAAACTCAGGGAACTCGATTCACGATCCTTTAGAAAATACTTTACCGATTTCGTTCGCTCTTCTCGGTCATAG
- a CDS encoding uncharacterized protein (MEROPS:MER0026496): protein MERTPLTGRWRLIILSPEEEEEIATQLAGPGWYNAVSDILAQDGPVRLLSMDDRRYIWVRDTLRQLESTIPILIRERELCPEWLASSPQDRPLPPPAEYPLRPRPRASEYLRSFCEAMCERHHTPVPHSIPGPPYNLLVVDRPEALNAFSYGFGPNGGGGIVVYSGFLDDIISRIPPEKTTVTQPKSWWSRLFGSIFSPRYSPPHPVPGKEQTSELAILLAHELAHLILSHHLETLSSGTVMIPGTLSVISDVLRVLIFPITMIFGPFVNDAIAQLGKMGSGELVKVGEYCTSMKQEIEADIVSARLLAHAGFDARDAISFWEQRALSVTECAHAEPMEPNYSGDKLTKSEGLARSIMGSAHPVNEIRVGKLKSELVRWETERRAAFLRLQNGTQESSVTLATA, encoded by the exons ATGGAGAGAACACCCCTTACTGGAAG ATGGAGACTCATCATTCTTTCccctgaggaagaagaggaaatagCTACACAGCTGGCAGGTCCAGGGTGGTACAACGCTGTTTCAGATATTCTGGCTCAAGATGGACCAGTGCGCCTGTTATCCATGGACGACCGGAGGTATATCTGGGTCAGAGATACATTACGGCAACTTGAATCCACCATCCCAATCCTTATCCGGGAACGTGAGCTGTGTCCCGAGTGGCTAGCCAGCTCACCTCAGGATCGTCCGTTACCGCCCCCTGCTGAATATCCTTTACGACCGCGCCCTCGAGCGTCAGAATATCTCAGATCATTCTGTGAAGCAATGTGCGAGCGCCATCATACGCCTGTCCCACATTCTATACCAGGTCCGCCCTACAATCTACTTGTTGTGGACAGGCCCGAAGCGCTGAACGCATTTTCATACGGCTTCGGGCCTAACGGCGGGGGTGGCATAGTAGTTTATTCCGGTTTTCTGGACGACATCATATCCAGAATTCCCCCAGAAAAAACGACCGTAACACAACCCAAATCTTGGTGGTCCCGACTTTTTGGTTCCATTTTTTCACCCAGATATTCTCCCCCACATCCAGTTCCTGGGAAAGAACAAACCTCTGAATTAGCCATCCTTCTCGCTCATGAACTGGCGCATCTTATTTTATCACACCATTTGGAAACACTTTCTTCTGGCACGGTTATGATTCCGGGTACTCTTTCGGTCATCTCTGATGTTTTACGAGTTCTCATTTTCCCCATCACGATGATATTTGGGCCATTCGTCAATGACGCAATTGCACAGCTCGGCAAGATGGGCTCTGGGGAACTCGTCAAGGTTGGCGAGTATTGTACGAGCATGAAGCAGGAAATCGAAGCTGATATCGTTTCCGCGAG ATTACTCGCACACGCAGGCTTTGATGCTCGCGATGCGATATCATTCTGGGAACAACGGGCTCTATCCGTGACAGAATGCGCCCATGCTGAACCTATGGAACCAAACTACTCAGGAGACAAACTCACCAAGTCCGAAGGTTTGGCGCGGAGCATCATGGGTTCAGCTCATCCTGTCAACGAAATACGAGTGGGCAAGCTCAAATCAGAACTCGTGAGATGGGAGACGGAGAGAAGAGCCGCGTTTTTACGACTTCAAAATGGGACACAGGAAAGTTCTGTTACTCTCGCTACTGCGTGA